A DNA window from Pleuronectes platessa chromosome 19, fPlePla1.1, whole genome shotgun sequence contains the following coding sequences:
- the kcnv2a gene encoding potassium voltage-gated channel subfamily V member 2, which translates to MLSHLRARSRSLFHSYKPGSRTQAAKEPLDHVDFTCTFKPWSSMQDLSRDIYDLYDEYEEEEDRFPVSPSYLLTCPNKHFILNINVGGTVYHLPYRLAVRYPKTRIGRLATCTDHSRKLDLCDDFIVQSNEFFFDRDPKVFHNIFSFYRTGVLWIKDELCPRSFLEEINYWGVRIKNSQRCCRISFEERQDEQSEQLKIQRQLLAEVEVEREEFFHEMAFGSTRRRIWDLMEKPFSSVTAKLMGVASSVFVLVSLVAMTLNTVEEMQYKTASGQPSGRFYGEYVETFCITFFTLEYLLRLVSTPDLRRFGRSVLNIVDLIAILPHYLQMMLECFEDEDVHLHAEDIETVGRVGKVGQVLRIMRLMRIFRILKLARHSTGLRAFGFTLKQCYQQVGCLLLFMAMGIFMFSAVVYTVERDVHNTNFTSMPHVWWWATVSISTVGYGDMVPETNLGRIFAFACISFGIILNGMPISVLYNKFSDYYTKLKAHEYTAVTKARGNLHLARRTARRFAECCEEVAQPKTSGLTRVRF; encoded by the exons ATGTTGTCCCACCTCCGGGCCCGGAGCCGGAGCTTGTTCCACAGCTACAAACCCGGCAGCCGGACTCAAGCTGCCAAAGAGCCGCTCGACCACGTGGACTTCACCTGCACCTTCAAGCCCTGGAGCTCCATGCAG GATCTGAGCAGAGACATCTACGATCTCTATGATGAgtacgaggaagaggaggatcgATTCCCAGTGTCTCCCTCGTACCTGCTGACGTGTCCGAACAAACACTTCATCCTCAACATCAACGTCGGAGGAACG gTTTACCACCTGCCCTACAGGCTAGCTGTCCGCTATCCGAAGACGCGGATCGGCCGCTTGGCCACGTGCACGGACCACAGCCGGAAGTTGGACCTGTGTGACGACTTCATCGTGCAGAGCAACGAGTTCTTCTTCGACCGAGATCCCAAAGTCTTCCACAACATCTTCAGCTTCTACAG GACCGGAGTCCTCTGGATCAAAGACGAACTGTGTCCCCGCAGTTTCCTGGAGGAGATCAACTACTGGGGCGTCCGGATCAAGAACAGCCAGCGCTGCTGTCGCATCTCCTTCGAGGAGCGGCAGGACGAGCAGAGCGAGCAGCTGAAGATCCAGAGGCAGCTGCTGgcagag gtggaggtggagagggaggagttCTTTCACGAGATGGCGTTCGGGTCGACCCGCAGGAGAATCTGGGACCTGATGGAGAAGCCGTTCTCCTCGGTCACCGCCAAGCTGATGGGCGTGGCCTCCTCCGTCTTCGTGCTGGTGTCACTGGTCGCCATGACCCTCAACACCGTGGAGGAGATGCAGTACAAA ACGGCCTCAGGTCAGCCCAGCGGCAGATTCTACGGTGAGTACGTGGAGACCTTCTGCATCACCTTCTTCACCCTGGAGTACCTGCTGCGCCTGGTCTCCACCCCCGACCTCCGGCGCTTCGGACGCAGCGTTCTGAACATCGTGGACCTGATCGCCATCCTGCCGCACTACCTGCAGATGATGCTGGAGTGCTTCGAGGACGAGGACGTGCACCTGCATGCAGAGGACATCGAGACGGTCGGCCGGGTGGGAAAG GTCGGTCAGGTTCTGAGGATCATGCGTCTGATGAGAATCTTCAGGATTCTGAAGTTGGCTCGTCACTCGACCGGCCTGCGGGCGTTCGGCTTCACGCTGAAACAGTGCTACCAGCAG gtggGCTGTCTGCTTCTCTTCATGGCGATGGGGATCTTCATGTTCTCAGCCGTGGTCTACACGGTGGAGCGCGACGTTCACAACACAAACTTCACCTCCATGCCCCATGTGTGGTGGTGGGCCACA GTGAGCATCTCCACGGTCGGCTACGGGGACATGGTCCCTGAGACCAACCTGGGCCGGATCTTCGCCTTCGCCTGCATCTCCTTCGGCATCATCCTCAACGGCATGCCCATCTCGGTGCTCTACAACAAGTTCTCAGACTACTACACAAAGCTCAAGGCCCACGAGTACACGGCCGTCACCAAGGCCCGCGGGAACCTGCACCTAGCCAGGAGGACGGCCAGGAGGTTCGCTGAGTGCTGCGAGGAGGTCGCTCAGCCAAAGACCTCCGGCCTGACCCGAGTCCGGTTCTAG
- the pum3 gene encoding pumilio homolog 3, with protein sequence MEAKSPKSFSPKGGKKFSQKGKDSIGTKLGGKPGGKPGGKPGFKPGGKPGGKPGGYLGGKPGGKPGGKLGGKPGGYLGGKPGGKKPFKPYNNAEKKSRPEHGKLEVTKEQKFGFSKPNLVKAKKRKLQPAKDGDEGEEGEAAGAKKTKKGESEPKKEMTEEEIKKNRQQMKKDLKNSRQQAERKDMFEIICHAKQVWGSLRRKKCDEEAKKKLMKELHDLIRGKTKQMAFAHDSVRVLQCFLQFGSHEQRKEVFDELKDDVIGLCKSQYGRHVVKKLLMYGNKELLAAVIQTFKGHVRTMLRHSSASSIIEYAYNDKAVLAQRLMLTEELYGTTFIVCKSSVCNTIEKVLEGNPGKLNNIIDEMKQSLTPMATKEQVIKHSLVHKVFLDFFLFSPEKPRTEMIESIRESVVYMAHTHDGARVAMHCFWHGTAKDRKVIIKTMKTFMVKFATGEFGHLVLLALFDSVDDTKLVKQAVLSEILLSLDEVINNKYGKKVLLYLLSPRDPAHLLPEITKVLEKGDGNAHSKKEPAIRRKELLEVVSPPLLEYLRDNAGTMVMVKATSVTVSDILASACGDLRPAMTAVAQLANEELQPGGIEGRLHMAEHPAGHLVLKWLIEQDMTLAEAEKEERFGRILVDTVGTDKMKSWVKVNRGAMVLCSLLNSCDKSVSSEVKEALKSITSQISSITNNKGAEILLENLNK encoded by the exons ATGGAGGCCAAATCCCCGAAGTCCTTTTCTCCCAAAGGTGGAAAGAAGTTTAGTCAGAAAGGAAAAG ACTCCATAGGGACAAAACTGGGAGGAAAACCAGGCGGTAAACCAGGCGGTAAACCAGGCTTTAAACCAGGTGGTAAACCGGGAGGTAAACCAGGCGGGTATCTTGGTGGTAAACCGGGCGGTAAACCAGGAGGTAAACTGGGAGGTAAACCAGGTGGTTATCTGGGCGGTAAACCAGGCGGTAAGAAACCCTTCAAGCCGTACAACAACGCAGAGAAGAAGAGCCGGCCGGAGCACGGGAAGCTTGAGGTCACAAAAGAACAGAAGTTTGGTTTCTCCAAACCAAATCTGGTGAAAGCTAAGAAGAGGAAACTCCAGCCAGCGAAAGATGGAGATGAAGGTGAAGAGGGCGAAG CTGCGGGAGCGAAGAAGACGAAGAAAGGAGAGTCGGAGCCGAAGAAGGAGATGACGGAGGAGGAGATAAAGAAAAACCGTCAGCAGATGAAGAAGGACCTGAAGAACAGCAGGCAGCAGGCGGAGAGGAAGGACATGTTCGAGATCATCTGTCACGCCAAACAAGTGTGGGGAAGCCTCCGGAG GAAAAAATGTGACGAGGAGGCAAAGAAGAAACTCATGAAGGAGCTTCATGATCTGATCCGTGGGAAAACCAAACAG ATGGCGTTTGCTCACGACTCGGTGCGAGTGCTTCAGTGCTTCCTCCAGTTCGGGAGCCACgagcagaggaaggaggtgtTCGATGAACTTAAAG ATGATGTCATTGGTTTGTGTAAGTCTCAATATGGCCGACATGTGGTGAAGAAGCTGCTGATGTACGG GAACAAGGAGCTGTTGGCAGCCGTGATCCAAACGTTTAAAGGTCACGTGCGCACGATGCTGCGTCACTCATCCGCCTCGTCCATCATCGAGTACGCCTACAACGACAAGGCCGTGCTCGCACAGAGGCTCATGCTCACGGAGGAGCTGTACGGCACCACCTTCATCGTCtgcaag TCCTCGGTGTGTAACACCATCGAGAAGGTGCTGGAGGGGAACCCTGGGAAGTTGAACAACATAATCGACGAGATGAAGCAGAGTCTCACTCCCATGGCCACAAA ggaGCAGGTGATCAAACACTCGCTGGTTCACAAGGTTTTCTTGGATTTCTTCCTATTCTCACCGGAGAAACCCAGAACG GAAATGATCGAGTCCATCAGAGAGTCGGTCGTCTACATGGCTCACACACACGACGGAGCACGAGTGGCTATGCACTGCTTTTGGCACGGGACGGCCAAG GACAGAAAAGTCATCATCAAGACTATGAAGACGTTCATGGTGAAGTTTGCTACG gGGGAGTTCGGTCACCTGGTTCTTCTGGCTCTGTTCGACAGCGTGGACGACACCAAGCTGGTGAAACAAGCCGTGCTCTCA GAGATCCTGTTGTCCCTGGACGAGGTCATCAATAATAAGTACGGTAAGAAGGTTCTGCTGTACCTGCTGAGCCCCAGAGACCCGGCTCACCTGCTGCCAGAGATCACCAAGGTGCTGGAGAAGGGAGACGGAAACGCTCACAG TAAAAAGGAACCGGCCATCCGgaggaaggagctgctggaggtcgTCTCCCCCCCGCTGCTGGAGTACCTCAGGGACAACGCCGGCACCATGGTGATGGTGAAGGCCACCAGCGTCACCGTCAGCGACATCCTGGCGTCGGCCTGCGGGGACCTGAGGCCCGCCATGACGGCCGTGGCTCAGCTGGCCAACGAGGAGCTGCAGCCGGGGGGGATCGAGGGTCGG ctgcacatgGCCGAACACCCTGCAGGACACCTGGTGCTGAAGTGGCTCATCGAGCAGGACATGACGCTGGCTGAGGCCGAGAAAGAAG AGCGGTTTGGCAGGATCCTGGTGGACACGGTGGGAACAGACAAAATGAAGAGCTGGGTGAAGGTGAACAGAGGAGCCATGGTTCTCTGCAg cctccTGAACAGCTGTGACAAGTCAGTGTCATCGGAGGTGAAGGAGGCTCTGAAGTCCATCACGTCTCAGATCAGCAGCATCACCAACAACAAAGGGGCTGAGATCCTGTTGGAGAACCTGAACAAGTAg